In uncultured Cohaesibacter sp., a genomic segment contains:
- the poxB gene encoding ubiquinone-dependent pyruvate dehydrogenase, whose product MTESIANFVARTLAEAGVKRIWGVTGDSLNGISDSLHRQKKIRWMGTRHEEAAAFAAGAEAQLTGALSVCAGSCGPGNLHLINGLFDCQRNHVPVLAIAAHIPSSEIGSGYFQETHPQELFKECSVYCELVSTPEQMPYVLELAMRNAILKKGVAVVVLPGDVALKPMPENVEVRWSKPALPVSLPPEEELDKLAAILNSAKRPTLLCGAGCAGAHDELIKLAETLKSPIVHALRGKEHVEWDNPYDVGMTGLIGFSSGYHAMENADTLVILGSGFPYRAFYPDNAKIVQVDISPEALGAHTQIDLGLIGQVKPTLAALLPKLKVKSDDSFLKTAVKHYRKAREGLDDLAKPSGKNSDIHPQYLAKVIGEKASDNAIFTADVGTPTVWAARYLEMNGKRNLIGSFNHGSMANAMVQAIGAQAACPDRQVIALCGDGGFSMLMGDIFTIRQLNLPVKMVVFHNRSLGFVAMEMKAGGYISDDTDLNDPDFVKIAEAIGIDGMRVEDDADLPAKVAEFLAKPGPGLLDVMVAKQELAMPPKIKVEHAKGFSVYMMRAILSGRGEELVELTKTNWLR is encoded by the coding sequence ATGACCGAATCCATAGCCAATTTCGTGGCAAGAACCCTTGCCGAAGCCGGTGTCAAACGCATCTGGGGGGTCACCGGTGACTCTCTAAACGGCATCAGCGACAGCCTGCACCGCCAGAAGAAAATCCGCTGGATGGGCACCCGCCACGAGGAAGCAGCCGCCTTCGCCGCCGGTGCCGAAGCCCAATTGACCGGCGCGCTTTCCGTCTGCGCCGGGTCATGTGGTCCCGGCAACCTGCATCTGATCAACGGCCTGTTTGACTGCCAGCGCAACCATGTGCCGGTGCTGGCCATTGCTGCCCATATTCCGTCCTCAGAAATCGGCTCCGGCTATTTCCAGGAAACCCACCCGCAGGAACTGTTCAAGGAATGCAGTGTCTACTGCGAGCTGGTCAGCACCCCCGAACAGATGCCTTATGTGCTGGAACTGGCCATGCGCAACGCCATCCTGAAAAAGGGTGTCGCCGTGGTTGTTCTGCCCGGTGACGTGGCGCTGAAGCCGATGCCGGAAAATGTCGAGGTCCGTTGGTCAAAGCCTGCTCTGCCGGTTTCCTTGCCGCCGGAAGAGGAACTGGACAAGCTGGCTGCCATCCTCAACAGTGCCAAACGCCCGACGCTGTTGTGTGGCGCAGGTTGCGCCGGGGCCCACGACGAACTCATCAAGCTGGCCGAAACCCTCAAGTCGCCCATAGTCCACGCCTTGCGCGGCAAGGAACATGTGGAATGGGACAACCCCTATGACGTCGGCATGACCGGCCTCATCGGCTTTTCGTCCGGCTATCACGCCATGGAAAATGCCGACACGCTGGTGATCCTCGGCTCAGGTTTCCCCTATCGCGCCTTCTATCCTGACAATGCCAAAATCGTACAGGTCGACATCAGCCCAGAAGCGCTTGGCGCTCACACCCAGATCGATCTGGGCCTCATTGGTCAGGTCAAGCCGACCCTTGCAGCCCTGCTGCCCAAGCTGAAGGTCAAGAGCGATGACAGTTTCCTCAAGACAGCGGTTAAGCACTACCGCAAGGCACGGGAAGGCCTCGACGACCTTGCCAAACCGAGCGGCAAGAACAGCGATATCCATCCGCAATATCTGGCCAAGGTTATCGGGGAGAAGGCATCAGACAATGCAATCTTTACCGCAGACGTTGGCACGCCGACTGTCTGGGCGGCCCGCTACCTCGAAATGAACGGCAAACGCAACCTGATCGGCTCCTTCAACCACGGCTCCATGGCCAACGCCATGGTGCAGGCCATTGGCGCGCAGGCTGCCTGCCCTGATCGTCAGGTGATCGCGCTGTGTGGTGACGGCGGCTTCTCTATGCTGATGGGTGACATTTTCACTATCAGGCAGCTCAACCTGCCGGTCAAGATGGTCGTCTTCCATAACCGGTCTCTGGGCTTTGTGGCCATGGAGATGAAGGCCGGCGGTTATATTTCCGACGACACGGACCTCAATGACCCTGATTTCGTCAAGATCGCCGAAGCCATCGGCATTGACGGCATGCGCGTGGAAGATGACGCCGACCTGCCAGCCAAGGTCGCGGAGTTTCTTGCCAAACCGGGGCCGGGTCTGCTCGACGTGATGGTTGCCAAGCAAGAGCTCGCCATGCCGCCGAAAATCAAGGTGGAACACGCCAAGGGCTTCAGCGTCTATATGATGCGCGCCATCCTGTCCGGCCGCGGTGAAGAGCTGGTGGAACTGACCAAGACCAACTGGCTGCGCTGA
- the dxs gene encoding 1-deoxy-D-xylulose-5-phosphate synthase, with protein sequence MDMAQLKALAQDVRTETIDAVSVTGGHLGAGLGVVELTVALHHVFNTPHDRLIWDVGHQSYPHKILTGRRDRIRSLRQPGGLSGFTKRSESEFDPFGTGHSSTSISAGLGMQMASELNGVDRNVIAVIGDGAMSAGMAYEAMNNAGALDSRLIVILNDNDMSIAPPTGAMSAYLARLISGKTFLSLRDAAKQLAHQLPRFFKEKAAKAEEFARSFVTGGTLFEELGFYYVGPIDGHNLEHLLPILRNVRDTDKGPILVHVVTQKGKGYAPAEHASDKYHGVSKFDVVTGAQLKPPSNAPSYTRIFGESLAREGAKDKAVVAVTAAMPSGTGVDIFEKQFPDRTFDVGIAEQHAVTFAAGLACEGLKPFCALYSTFLQRAYDQVVHDVAIQNLPVRFPIDRAGFVGADGPTHAGVYDIGFLTALPNMVVMAASDEAELVHMVATARAYDDGPIAFRYPRGEGVGVEIPEEGVPLEIGKGRIVKEGSKVAILSLGTRLAESLNAAERLEGYGLSTTVADARFAKPLDREMILKLAGTHDMLITIEEGAVGGFGSQVLHMLAAEGALDGTLKIRSLTMDDHYTNHNKPDVMYKENGLDADGIIRAVFEALGKDLNAAIEAGEIA encoded by the coding sequence ATGGATATGGCGCAGCTCAAGGCGCTTGCTCAGGACGTTCGGACCGAGACGATTGATGCCGTGTCCGTGACCGGGGGGCATCTGGGGGCCGGTTTGGGCGTTGTTGAACTGACCGTTGCGCTGCATCATGTTTTCAATACCCCGCACGACCGCCTGATCTGGGATGTGGGACATCAGTCCTATCCGCACAAGATTCTGACCGGTCGCCGGGACCGTATCCGCTCCTTGCGTCAGCCCGGTGGTCTCAGCGGCTTCACCAAGCGCTCCGAGAGCGAGTTTGATCCTTTTGGCACCGGCCATAGCTCCACCTCCATTTCTGCCGGGCTGGGCATGCAGATGGCGTCAGAGCTCAACGGTGTTGATCGCAACGTGATCGCTGTTATCGGCGATGGTGCCATGAGCGCTGGCATGGCCTATGAAGCCATGAACAATGCCGGGGCGCTCGATAGCCGTCTCATCGTGATTCTCAATGACAACGACATGTCGATTGCGCCGCCGACCGGTGCCATGAGCGCCTATCTGGCTCGTCTCATTTCCGGCAAGACCTTCCTTTCCTTGCGCGATGCCGCCAAGCAGCTGGCCCACCAGCTGCCGCGGTTTTTCAAGGAAAAGGCCGCCAAGGCAGAAGAATTCGCCCGCTCCTTCGTGACCGGTGGCACGTTGTTCGAGGAACTGGGCTTCTATTATGTTGGCCCTATCGACGGCCACAACCTGGAACATCTGCTGCCGATCTTGCGCAATGTGCGTGACACCGACAAGGGGCCGATTCTGGTGCATGTGGTCACCCAGAAGGGCAAGGGTTATGCCCCCGCCGAGCATGCCAGTGACAAGTATCACGGTGTGTCCAAGTTCGATGTCGTCACCGGAGCCCAGCTCAAGCCGCCGAGCAATGCGCCAAGCTATACCCGCATTTTCGGGGAGAGCCTTGCCAGAGAAGGCGCCAAGGACAAGGCGGTCGTCGCTGTGACCGCTGCCATGCCTTCGGGAACAGGCGTCGATATCTTTGAAAAGCAGTTCCCGGATCGCACCTTCGATGTCGGCATCGCCGAGCAGCATGCGGTGACTTTTGCTGCCGGTCTCGCCTGTGAGGGGCTCAAGCCATTCTGCGCCCTCTACTCCACCTTCCTGCAGCGCGCCTATGATCAGGTGGTGCATGATGTGGCCATCCAGAATTTGCCGGTGCGTTTCCCGATCGACCGGGCAGGGTTCGTCGGTGCCGATGGACCGACCCACGCCGGAGTCTATGATATCGGCTTCCTTACTGCCCTGCCAAACATGGTGGTGATGGCCGCCAGCGACGAGGCTGAACTGGTGCATATGGTCGCCACGGCCCGTGCCTATGATGATGGCCCGATTGCCTTCCGCTATCCGCGTGGTGAGGGCGTTGGTGTCGAAATCCCGGAGGAAGGCGTGCCGCTCGAAATCGGCAAGGGCCGCATCGTCAAGGAAGGCAGCAAGGTTGCCATCCTGTCGCTTGGCACGCGCCTTGCCGAAAGCCTCAATGCAGCCGAACGGCTCGAAGGCTATGGACTTAGCACGACTGTCGCCGATGCGCGCTTTGCCAAGCCCTTGGACCGCGAGATGATCCTGAAGCTTGCCGGCACCCACGACATGCTTATCACCATCGAGGAAGGTGCCGTAGGCGGCTTCGGCTCGCAGGTGCTGCATATGCTGGCCGCAGAGGGGGCGCTTGATGGCACGCTCAAGATCCGCTCCCTGACGATGGATGATCACTACACCAACCACAACAAACCGGACGTCATGTACAAGGAAAATGGCCTTGATGCAGACGGGATCATTCGTGCTGTCTTCGAAGCGCTGGGCAAGGACCTCAACGCCGCCATCGAAGCAGGCGAGATCGCCTGA
- a CDS encoding VOC family protein: MTSEPPIIMAHVSIGTNDFPKARDFYKALLPTIGAKVIMEVDVPGEVGAVAFGKTHPEFWVQTPHDRQTATVGNGAHFAFLALTKEAVHAFWDKALELGATPDGEPGPRPDYGDQYYGCFVRDLDGNKIEAMFWGAHEQFEG; this comes from the coding sequence ATGACCAGCGAACCACCCATCATCATGGCGCATGTTTCGATCGGCACCAACGACTTCCCCAAGGCCCGCGATTTCTACAAGGCCCTGCTCCCCACGATCGGGGCGAAGGTCATCATGGAAGTCGACGTGCCCGGCGAGGTAGGAGCAGTTGCCTTTGGCAAGACCCATCCGGAATTCTGGGTGCAGACACCGCATGACCGCCAGACCGCAACCGTTGGCAACGGCGCGCATTTCGCCTTTCTTGCTCTGACTAAGGAGGCCGTTCACGCCTTTTGGGACAAGGCGCTGGAACTGGGCGCAACACCGGATGGTGAACCCGGTCCACGTCCCGATTACGGCGACCAGTATTACGGCTGTTTCGTAAGAGATCTCGACGGCAACAAGATCGAGGCCATGTTCTGGGGCGCGCACGAACAGTTCGAGGGGTGA
- a CDS encoding LysE family translocator — protein MFEHFPFLAIILALTALTMAPGMDSVLVLRNAARGGFADGFTTSFGICSGLFVHATISALGLSVILLQSAYLFMVLKFAGALFIIYLASQSLLAAWRGHGLVIAQEGGRSVSLLTAYREGILSNVLNPKPILFYMMFLPQFIDPTQSALWQSLMVAAIHFLLGMIWQGGLALMVHKARRFLARPLVARSLNGATGLLLLVFGIKLALTHR, from the coding sequence ATGTTCGAGCATTTTCCCTTTCTGGCCATCATTCTTGCTCTCACAGCGCTGACAATGGCTCCGGGAATGGATTCTGTGCTGGTACTGCGCAATGCGGCACGCGGCGGATTTGCCGATGGCTTTACCACCAGCTTCGGCATCTGTTCGGGGCTGTTTGTTCACGCAACGATTTCCGCGCTCGGGCTTTCCGTGATCCTCCTGCAGTCGGCCTATCTGTTCATGGTCCTCAAATTCGCGGGAGCCCTGTTCATCATCTATCTGGCCAGCCAGTCTCTTCTGGCAGCATGGCGAGGTCATGGGCTGGTGATCGCACAGGAAGGTGGCCGCTCGGTGTCCCTGCTCACCGCCTATCGCGAGGGCATTCTGTCCAATGTGCTCAATCCCAAGCCGATTCTCTTCTACATGATGTTCCTGCCACAGTTCATCGACCCGACCCAATCGGCGCTCTGGCAGTCGCTGATGGTGGCGGCAATCCACTTCTTGCTGGGGATGATCTGGCAGGGTGGTCTGGCGTTGATGGTCCACAAGGCCCGCCGCTTCCTCGCCCGCCCGCTCGTGGCGCGCAGCCTCAATGGCGCAACCGGGCTGCTGCTGCTGGTTTTCGGCATCAAGCTGGCCCTCACCCACCGCTGA
- a CDS encoding SCO family protein gives MKVFFRLVSWLLTIVVAIGLGFLIFSWYSSELMVQKTQQGQTTVQIGGDFSLTDHTGKPVTYADFADKPMAIYFGYTFCPDVCPTTLSEMTLWVDELGEDAKKMNFVFITVDPERDTQEALSDYVNAFFDQLIGLRGTREQTDAVISAYKVYAQKVEDESDDGDYVMDHTASVFLMKKGGEFSGTIAYGEDHDSAVKKLRNLIASAQ, from the coding sequence ATGAAAGTATTCTTCCGCCTCGTCTCCTGGCTCCTCACAATTGTCGTCGCCATCGGACTGGGGTTTCTGATCTTTTCCTGGTACAGCAGCGAGTTGATGGTACAGAAGACCCAGCAGGGTCAGACCACAGTCCAGATTGGCGGCGATTTCTCCCTCACCGATCATACCGGCAAACCGGTCACCTATGCGGACTTTGCCGACAAGCCCATGGCGATCTATTTCGGCTACACCTTCTGTCCGGACGTCTGCCCGACAACCCTCAGCGAAATGACCCTGTGGGTGGATGAGTTGGGGGAAGACGCCAAGAAGATGAATTTCGTCTTCATAACGGTCGACCCCGAGCGCGACACGCAGGAGGCCTTGAGCGACTATGTCAACGCCTTCTTTGATCAGCTCATCGGCCTCAGGGGCACCCGCGAACAGACCGATGCCGTGATCAGTGCCTACAAGGTCTATGCCCAAAAAGTGGAAGACGAAAGCGACGATGGCGACTATGTCATGGATCACACCGCGTCAGTGTTCCTGATGAAAAAGGGTGGCGAATTCTCCGGCACCATCGCCTATGGCGAGGATCATGACAGCGCCGTCAAGAAACTGCGCAACCTGATTGCCAGCGCCCAATAG
- a CDS encoding TlyA family RNA methyltransferase: MVKLRLDQALVERGLCASRARARDVIKRGFALVDGQPAAKASQMVGPEAALAINDPAAGYVSRAALKLIGGLDHFGFDPTGRIAVDIGASTGGFCQVLLERGASEVYGIDVGHDQMHPSLLANPALHSLEGVNARYLDRSHVPMPFSALVSDVSFISLKLALPAALSMSDQGSFAVLLVKPQFEVGKDGIGKGGLVRDAAEGERAAQVIANWLDGNEDAATAGWTVRDLIPSPILGGDGNKEYLLGAIKTG, encoded by the coding sequence ATGGTCAAACTGCGCCTTGATCAGGCACTGGTAGAACGCGGCCTTTGCGCCAGCCGTGCGCGGGCGCGGGACGTGATCAAACGCGGCTTTGCGCTGGTGGATGGTCAGCCTGCGGCCAAGGCAAGCCAGATGGTCGGGCCTGAGGCGGCCCTTGCCATCAATGATCCGGCAGCGGGTTATGTTTCGCGGGCAGCTCTCAAGCTGATTGGCGGCCTTGACCATTTCGGCTTTGATCCGACGGGACGGATCGCCGTCGACATCGGCGCATCGACAGGAGGCTTCTGTCAGGTGCTGCTGGAGCGCGGGGCGAGCGAGGTCTATGGCATTGATGTCGGCCACGACCAGATGCATCCGAGCCTGCTGGCCAACCCAGCCCTTCATTCGCTGGAAGGCGTGAACGCCCGCTATCTGGACAGAAGCCATGTGCCGATGCCGTTTAGCGCTCTGGTCAGCGATGTTTCCTTCATTTCGCTCAAGCTGGCCCTGCCAGCGGCGCTTTCCATGTCAGATCAAGGCAGCTTTGCAGTGCTGCTGGTCAAGCCACAGTTCGAAGTGGGCAAGGACGGTATCGGCAAGGGCGGACTGGTGCGGGATGCGGCAGAAGGCGAACGGGCAGCACAGGTCATCGCCAACTGGCTTGATGGCAACGAGGATGCGGCCACGGCTGGCTGGACCGTTCGGGATCTCATCCCCTCGCCCATTCTCGGCGGTGATGGCAACAAGGAATATCTGCTCGGCGCGATCAAGACAGGCTGA
- the ubiA gene encoding 4-hydroxybenzoate octaprenyltransferase: MKDQATLGEGRVADAVRGHWADTLLPSWFRPYARLSRLERPIGWWLLLWPCLWSMTLAVSTAGSGIIPSVEQILYYGVAFWLGAVAMRGAGCTYNDLVDQNIDEKVERTRSRPLPSHQVSRRNAWGWLIAQLLIGLFVLLQFNSYTIWLGFASLSVVAIYPFMKRITHWPQLVLGLAFSWGALVGWTAITGQLALAPVMMYLGAIVWTIGYDTIYAHQDKEDDVMIGVKSTALLFAENTREWLIFFYAVMVLCMAICFVIAGVSWPAFVGLAIAAAHMGWQIWTLDISNAGQCLALFRSNTQIGWIIFAGLLASIWA, translated from the coding sequence ATGAAAGATCAGGCGACACTGGGAGAGGGGCGCGTTGCGGATGCTGTGCGCGGCCATTGGGCGGATACGCTTCTGCCTTCCTGGTTCCGGCCCTATGCCCGCCTGTCCCGGCTGGAGCGCCCCATTGGATGGTGGCTGTTGCTGTGGCCGTGCCTGTGGTCGATGACGCTGGCGGTTTCCACCGCTGGCTCCGGGATCATTCCCTCGGTCGAGCAGATTCTCTATTACGGCGTTGCCTTCTGGCTTGGTGCCGTTGCCATGCGCGGGGCAGGTTGTACCTATAACGATCTGGTTGATCAGAATATCGATGAGAAGGTCGAGCGCACGCGATCGCGGCCGCTACCGAGCCATCAGGTTTCCCGCCGCAACGCATGGGGCTGGCTTATAGCCCAGTTGCTCATCGGTCTTTTTGTTCTGTTGCAGTTCAACAGCTACACGATCTGGCTTGGCTTCGCTTCGCTCAGTGTCGTTGCGATCTATCCCTTCATGAAGCGGATCACCCACTGGCCGCAGCTGGTGCTCGGGCTTGCTTTCTCCTGGGGGGCTCTGGTCGGATGGACGGCGATCACTGGCCAACTGGCGCTGGCTCCGGTGATGATGTATCTGGGCGCCATCGTCTGGACCATCGGTTACGACACCATCTATGCCCACCAGGACAAGGAAGATGATGTCATGATCGGGGTGAAGTCCACCGCACTGCTGTTTGCCGAGAACACCCGCGAATGGCTGATCTTCTTCTATGCGGTCATGGTGCTGTGCATGGCCATCTGCTTTGTCATCGCCGGTGTTTCATGGCCTGCCTTTGTCGGTCTTGCCATTGCTGCAGCCCATATGGGCTGGCAGATCTGGACCCTCGATATCAGCAACGCCGGCCAGTGCCTTGCACTCTTCCGCTCCAACACCCAGATCGGCTGGATCATTTTCGCTGGACTGCTGGCCAGCATCTGGGCGTAA
- the purD gene encoding phosphoribosylamine--glycine ligase has protein sequence MTDRLNVLLIGSGGREHALAYRLKTSPRLGALYVAPGNAGILTLAQKADISESDHDAVIAFCKDKAIDFVIVGPEAPLVDGLVDSLTGAGILTFGPTKEAAQLEGSKGYTKDLCAEFDIPTAAYARFGDCPSALAYLKDHPAPIVVKADGLAAGKGVTVAMSNAEAEAAIRECFDGAFGDAGAEVVIEAFLQGEEASLFALCDGKTALHLASAQDHKPVGEGDTGPNTGGMGAYSPAPVMTDALTEEVMEKIVRPTINGMASRGAPFTGILFVGLMITDKGPELIEYNVRFGDPECQTLMMRLESDLLELLLAAAKGELEGVDAKWSDDVVMNVVLASKGYPGSYEKGTVIEDLSAAEAIEGVTVFHAGTAEKDGKLLATGGRVLNVCARGKSVTEAQSLAYKAVDAVRWDNGFCRRDIGWRAVAREQKA, from the coding sequence ATGACCGATCGCCTCAATGTCCTTCTAATCGGCTCTGGCGGGCGCGAGCATGCGCTGGCCTATCGTCTCAAGACGTCCCCCCGTCTTGGTGCGCTCTATGTGGCCCCGGGCAACGCCGGGATCCTGACGCTGGCGCAAAAGGCCGACATCAGCGAGAGCGATCACGATGCGGTCATCGCCTTCTGCAAGGACAAGGCCATCGACTTCGTGATCGTCGGCCCGGAAGCACCGCTTGTGGATGGTCTGGTCGACAGCCTCACGGGAGCAGGTATCCTGACCTTCGGCCCCACGAAAGAGGCCGCCCAGCTTGAAGGCTCCAAGGGCTACACCAAGGATCTGTGCGCAGAGTTCGATATCCCGACCGCTGCCTATGCGCGCTTTGGCGATTGCCCCTCGGCGCTCGCCTATCTCAAGGATCATCCGGCACCGATCGTTGTCAAGGCCGATGGCCTTGCTGCTGGCAAGGGCGTGACCGTGGCCATGAGCAACGCCGAGGCAGAAGCTGCCATCAGGGAATGCTTCGACGGCGCATTTGGCGACGCCGGAGCAGAAGTCGTGATCGAGGCTTTCCTGCAGGGCGAGGAAGCCAGCCTGTTTGCGCTATGCGATGGCAAAACCGCTCTTCATTTGGCCTCGGCACAGGATCACAAGCCCGTCGGCGAAGGCGATACCGGTCCGAACACCGGCGGTATGGGCGCCTACAGCCCGGCTCCGGTGATGACCGATGCCCTCACGGAAGAGGTCATGGAGAAGATCGTTCGCCCGACCATCAATGGCATGGCCAGTCGCGGAGCGCCTTTCACCGGCATCCTGTTCGTCGGCCTGATGATCACCGACAAGGGCCCGGAACTGATCGAATATAACGTCCGCTTCGGTGATCCGGAGTGCCAGACCCTGATGATGCGCCTTGAAAGCGACCTGCTTGAGCTGCTGCTTGCTGCGGCCAAGGGCGAGCTGGAAGGCGTCGATGCCAAATGGTCTGACGATGTGGTGATGAATGTGGTGCTCGCCTCCAAGGGCTACCCCGGCTCCTATGAAAAGGGCACCGTGATCGAGGACCTATCCGCTGCCGAAGCCATCGAAGGCGTCACGGTTTTCCATGCTGGTACGGCCGAGAAAGACGGCAAACTGCTGGCGACCGGCGGCCGCGTCCTCAATGTCTGTGCCCGCGGCAAGTCCGTGACGGAAGCCCAGAGCCTTGCCTACAAGGCGGTTGATGCCGTGCGCTGGGATAACGGCTTCTGCCGCCGCGACATCGGCTGGCGTGCCGTGGCCCGCGAGCAGAAAGCCTGA
- a CDS encoding FecR family protein, which yields MKTLFAICVAFFMSCGVVARAQETVSPVSDVWKVLQLSGVAHVEVTGAEPVAVQSGQVLLAGQTLKTGPRTRLMLSNSKQHIQVSSNTTLSLPPEDEIKPDMTIVRQTRGTITLSIDKQKSQHFKVETPYLVAAVKGTDFTVSIDDEWAKVRVHEGVVEVKNRVEDEAFDVKAGEAVTMNVASLSSGLASGMALLSEKGLFKGGNDTAHAGSVRLTFIARGDDSPEEMETARQRQDRERWRANPIGRVGLTLTDGLAIVVGYLGEIINTSIGWVTGLIVVALSPFIDLNAQFAGINYWVRVALVGVVAGVVLGLGSLYLVFFRRR from the coding sequence TTGAAAACTCTGTTCGCAATTTGTGTTGCGTTTTTCATGTCTTGTGGCGTGGTTGCCCGGGCGCAGGAAACCGTCAGTCCTGTATCGGATGTCTGGAAAGTCTTGCAATTGAGTGGCGTTGCCCATGTCGAGGTGACTGGAGCCGAGCCTGTAGCCGTTCAGAGCGGGCAAGTTTTGCTTGCCGGCCAGACGCTGAAGACAGGCCCTCGAACCCGATTGATGCTGTCAAACAGCAAACAGCATATCCAGGTCAGCTCCAACACGACGCTCAGCCTGCCACCCGAGGATGAAATCAAGCCCGACATGACGATTGTCCGTCAGACGCGGGGCACAATCACGCTGTCGATCGACAAGCAGAAGAGCCAGCACTTCAAGGTGGAAACACCTTATCTGGTAGCCGCAGTAAAAGGCACGGATTTTACCGTTTCCATTGATGATGAATGGGCCAAAGTCCGCGTGCACGAAGGTGTCGTTGAGGTGAAAAACCGCGTGGAGGACGAAGCCTTTGACGTGAAGGCAGGGGAAGCCGTGACCATGAATGTGGCGAGCCTATCCTCCGGTCTGGCCTCTGGCATGGCTTTGTTATCGGAAAAGGGATTGTTCAAGGGCGGCAACGACACCGCGCATGCAGGCAGTGTTCGACTGACCTTCATTGCGCGCGGCGATGACAGCCCCGAAGAAATGGAGACAGCGAGGCAACGACAGGATCGGGAGCGCTGGCGCGCCAACCCGATTGGCCGGGTCGGATTAACACTTACCGACGGTCTGGCGATTGTCGTCGGCTATCTGGGAGAGATCATCAACACATCCATAGGCTGGGTCACGGGCCTCATTGTTGTTGCCCTGTCGCCGTTCATCGATCTGAATGCGCAATTTGCTGGCATCAACTATTGGGTTCGCGTCGCGCTCGTGGGTGTTGTCGCCGGAGTGGTCCTCGGGCTGGGGTCCCTGTATCTCGTATTCTTCCGCCGCCGTTAG
- a CDS encoding class I SAM-dependent RNA methyltransferase, translating to MSKVTDPVEITIDELGGKGDGIAYHSGGSLYVPYALAGERVRVTPMGERGDLEDIITASPQRAEPICPLFMTCGGCSMQHMDADLYGAWKTSLVGDALASRGLNDVPINPLMTTKPGGRRRAVLTARLIGRRLLFGYHEARSNRVVDVDHCPLLVPALNALLPRLADFLPLFLTKKNEARITMLATSSGIDLSLDDVKNMRDGQDYLKAVEMAETLNLARLTANGDILLERRPPLLSMGGAEVSPPPGAFVQAEESAELAMAKMVIDSVGDAKRVIDLFCGSGTFALRLARKAQVWALESEDAAIKSLERAWRFGSQLKGIKMERRDLFRRPLLAAEMKKFDALVFDPPRAGAKAQCEEIAKTRIPVVVAVSCNPGTLARDLRILVDGGYQIASVTPVDQFLYSPHVECVATLTR from the coding sequence ATGAGCAAGGTGACAGATCCTGTTGAAATCACGATAGACGAACTTGGCGGCAAAGGAGACGGGATCGCCTACCACAGCGGCGGTAGCCTTTACGTTCCCTATGCCCTTGCAGGGGAACGCGTTCGGGTCACTCCCATGGGTGAACGGGGCGATCTGGAAGACATCATCACGGCCTCTCCGCAGCGAGCCGAACCGATCTGTCCGCTGTTCATGACCTGCGGTGGCTGTTCCATGCAGCATATGGATGCCGATCTTTACGGCGCATGGAAGACGTCTCTGGTAGGCGACGCTCTGGCCTCGCGCGGGCTCAACGATGTGCCCATCAACCCATTGATGACGACAAAGCCGGGCGGGCGGCGGCGGGCTGTGCTGACGGCGCGGCTCATCGGACGGCGCCTGTTGTTCGGCTATCATGAGGCACGCTCCAACCGGGTTGTCGATGTAGACCACTGCCCGTTGCTGGTCCCTGCCCTCAATGCGCTATTGCCACGATTGGCCGATTTCTTGCCGCTGTTCCTGACCAAGAAGAACGAAGCCCGCATCACCATGTTGGCCACAAGCTCCGGGATCGACCTAAGCCTTGATGATGTCAAGAACATGCGCGATGGCCAGGATTATCTCAAGGCGGTTGAGATGGCCGAAACGCTTAATCTGGCGCGGCTCACGGCCAATGGCGACATCCTGCTTGAGCGCCGTCCGCCGCTCCTGTCCATGGGGGGAGCCGAAGTCAGCCCACCACCGGGGGCCTTTGTGCAGGCCGAGGAAAGCGCCGAACTGGCCATGGCCAAGATGGTGATCGACAGCGTTGGCGACGCCAAGCGGGTCATCGACCTGTTCTGTGGCTCGGGCACCTTTGCCCTCAGGCTTGCCAGAAAGGCTCAGGTCTGGGCCCTGGAGAGCGAGGACGCCGCGATCAAGTCGCTGGAGAGGGCCTGGCGCTTTGGCAGTCAGCTCAAGGGTATCAAGATGGAACGGCGCGATCTTTTCCGCCGCCCATTGCTTGCCGCCGAGATGAAGAAATTCGACGCGCTGGTGTTCGACCCGCCTCGGGCTGGTGCCAAGGCACAGTGCGAGGAAATCGCCAAGACCCGCATTCCGGTAGTCGTCGCGGTTTCCTGCAATCCCGGCACGCTGGCGCGTGATCTGCGCATTCTGGTCGATGGAGGCTACCAGATTGCCTCCGTTACACCGGTTGACCAGTTTCTCTATTCCCCGCATGTCGAGTGCGTAGCGACGCTCACCCGCTGA